CAAAGTCCTCGGCGCCGACCGGCGCGCCGCCATCCGAGAGGGCCAGCGCGGCGGCGGGGAAGGGGCCGTCTTTATCCTGCGCGGCAACGAGACGGGCGAGCGCGGCCACGCGGCGGGTTTGGATGCCCGCGCCGTACTCGGCCATCTGCGCCTCGAGTGCGGCATACCAATGCGCGTCCCGAACCCCGTCCTTCAGAAGGCGGTTGCGGTCGCGCATCGCCTTCTCGTAGCGCAGCGCGCCTTCGGCATGGGCCGGATCGAAGGATAGGACCATCCGGTCGAGGAACCGGCGCCGCCCCTCGGCGCCTTCGAGCCAGAGCCGGTCCATCGAGGGCACCAGCCAGAGCACCCGCAGCAGCCGCGCGAGGGCCACCTGCGCGGTCGACTTGTCGTCGATGCGGGTGGTCCGGGGTTGGCCGGGCTCGGCGCGGAGTTCGATGTCGTGCGGCACGTCACCCGAAACCGTCGCCGCGATCCGCCAGCCCAGCGCCTCGGGGCGGCGGATGATCTCCTCGGCCTGCGCGCGGCGCATGCCCCGTCCGGGCGACAGGAGCGAGATGGCTTCCAGGAGATTGGTCTTGCCCGCGCCGTTCGGCCCGTGGATGGCGGTGATCGGCGCGTCGAAGGTGAGCCGCGTGCGGCGGTGCGAGCGGAAATGCGACAGGGCGAGCGTGGCGACCCGACCCGGAGGGGCGTCAGACACGCATCGCCCCGAAGGGGCGTCAGACACGCATCGGCATGACGACGTAGATGGCGCTCTCGTCGCCGCCCTCGCGCATCAGCGTGGGATCGCCCGCATTGTTGAAGAGGAAGACCGCATTCTCGCGGTCCACCTGGCCCGCGATTTCCTGCAGGTACTTGGCGTTAAATCCGATTTCCAGCTTCTCGTCGCCATAGGCCACGGCCAGTTCCTCCTCGGCGGCGCCCGCGTCGGGGGCGTTTACCGACAGGGTCAGCCGGTCCTCGTCGAGGCTCAGCTTGACGGCGCGGGACCGCTCCGACGAGACGGTGGCCACCCGGTCGACGGCCTTGGCGAAATCGGCGGCATCCACCTCGAGCTTGCGGGTGTTGCCGGTCGGGATAACGCGGACGTAGTCGGGGAATGTGCCGTCGATCACCTTCGAGGTCAGCGTGATCTCGGGCGTGGCGAAGCGGACCTTCGTCTCGGAAACGGAGACGGCGATCTGCATGTCGTCATCGTCCAAGAGCTTGCGCATCTGGTCGACGGTCTTGCGGGGTACGATCACGCCGGGCATGTCGGCGGCCCCGTCGGGCAGCGGCGCGTCGACGCGCGCCAGTCGATGCCCGTCGGTCGCCACGCAACGCAGCGCCTGGCCGTCGGCGCCTTCGGCCACATGCATGTAGACGCCGTTGAGGTAGTAGCGCGTCTCCTCGGTCGAGATGGCGAAGCGCGTCTTGTCGAAGAGCCGCCGCAGCACGGGAGCGTCGCAGGAGAAGTTGGCCGCGTAATCCGAGGACGCCATGACCGGGAAGTCTTCCTTGGCCAAGGTCGCAAGCGAGAAATGCGACCGGCCCGCGGTCACGTTCATCCGGCCCGCGGCCTGATCCTCGTCGATCTGGACGAGCGCGCCATCGGGCAGCTTGCGCACGATCTCGTGGAAGAGGACAGCGCTGACGGTGGTACCGCCCGACCGCTCGACCTGCGCGGGGGCCTTGTCGATCACCTCGATATCGAGATCGGTCGCCTTGAAGCTCACCCCGTCATCCGCGGCTTCCATCAGGACGTTGGCGAGGATCGGAATAGTGTTCCGGCGCTCGACGACGGCCTGCGCCTGGCTCACCGCCTTCAGGAGGGCGGCGCGTTCGATGGAGAATTTCATGACGACCTCGTCGATATTCGGACGCGCAGCATACCCGGCGCGCGCCCGCGCGCAATGGCCGTGTCAGCCGTCGAGCTTGCGCGTCAGAAGCTCCGCATCCTCGGCGATCTGCGGCTCGGCCGCGATCAGCTCCTCGATCTTGCGCACGGCGTAGAGCACCGTCGTGTGATCGCGCCCGCCGAACTTGCGACCGATCTCGGGATAGCTGCGCGGCGTCAGCTTCTTGGAAAGATACATCGCCATCTGCCGCGGCCGTGCGACCGTGCGCGAGCGGCGGGCGGAGGTCATGTCCGACATGCGCAGGTTATAGTGATCGCAGGTCGTCTTCATGATGTCATCGATCGTCAGCTTCTTCTGGCTGGAGCGCAGGACATCGGACAGCACCTCCTGCGCATGGGCCATCGAGACCGGCTGCTTGAGAAGGTCGGCATAGGCCGCGAGGCGGGTGACCGCGCCTTCGAGCGCGCGGATCGAGGTGTTGATGCGGCTGCCGAGGAACTCCAGCACGCCGTCCTCGACCGTGAAGCCCTTGTAGTGCTCGCCCAGGCTTTCGACGCGCTGCTGCAGGACGCCGAGGCGAAGTTCGTAATCGGCCGGGTGAAGGTCGACCACGAGGCCCATCTCGAGGCGCGAGGTGATCCGCTCCTCGAGATCCGAAATCTCGGCGGGGCTGCGATCGGCCGAGATGACGACCTGC
This portion of the uncultured Jannaschia sp. genome encodes:
- the recF gene encoding DNA replication/repair protein RecF translates to MSDAPPGRVATLALSHFRSHRRTRLTFDAPITAIHGPNGAGKTNLLEAISLLSPGRGMRRAQAEEIIRRPEALGWRIAATVSGDVPHDIELRAEPGQPRTTRIDDKSTAQVALARLLRVLWLVPSMDRLWLEGAEGRRRFLDRMVLSFDPAHAEGALRYEKAMRDRNRLLKDGVRDAHWYAALEAQMAEYGAGIQTRRVAALARLVAAQDKDGPFPAAALALSDGGAPVGAEDFAASRSRDMAAGRSLIGPHRTDLLGRYAAKDIEARLCSTGEQKALLISLILANARALKTDDGTPPILLLDEVAAHLDADRRAALYAEFHALGGQVFLTGTGRELFDGLEGAMHLEVTEEDGESRVEIA
- the dnaN gene encoding DNA polymerase III subunit beta; this translates as MKFSIERAALLKAVSQAQAVVERRNTIPILANVLMEAADDGVSFKATDLDIEVIDKAPAQVERSGGTTVSAVLFHEIVRKLPDGALVQIDEDQAAGRMNVTAGRSHFSLATLAKEDFPVMASSDYAANFSCDAPVLRRLFDKTRFAISTEETRYYLNGVYMHVAEGADGQALRCVATDGHRLARVDAPLPDGAADMPGVIVPRKTVDQMRKLLDDDDMQIAVSVSETKVRFATPEITLTSKVIDGTFPDYVRVIPTGNTRKLEVDAADFAKAVDRVATVSSERSRAVKLSLDEDRLTLSVNAPDAGAAEEELAVAYGDEKLEIGFNAKYLQEIAGQVDRENAVFLFNNAGDPTLMREGGDESAIYVVMPMRV